One part of the Equus asinus isolate D_3611 breed Donkey chromosome 6, EquAss-T2T_v2, whole genome shotgun sequence genome encodes these proteins:
- the ZNF514 gene encoding zinc finger protein 514 isoform X4, which yields MDSTASERYQGEKGTASLFLKARPQDLMTFEDVAVEFTQWEWGQLDPAQKDLYREVMLENFKNLASVGFPVSKPYMICQLEEGEEPCISEREISTGDHSDWERRPKAKESILRQGISKEELFQVPPVEKHIRDELWSSKLKAACGCDEQLEMHPKKQEQHLKETSLIHKSTTLRRDHEWSEFGRSLGLRSVFVNQQGVPTGEGSYKCDTEFRQTSGRNNSQRTHPGKKSCKCNECGKCFHFQSELRRHQRCHTGEKPYECSECGRAFGHISSLIKHQRTHTGEKPYECSECGRAFSQSSSLVLHYRFHTGEKPYKCNECGRAFGHTSSLIKHQRTHTGEKPYECRECGRTFSQSSSLIVHYRFHTGEKPYKCNKCGRAFSQSSSLTQHYRFHTGEKPYKCNECGRAFAHTASLIKHQKSHAGKKPL from the exons ATGGACTCCACAGCATCAG AGAGATAccagggagaaaagggaacagcCAGTTTATTCCTGAAAGCCAGGCCCCAG GACCTGATGACATTTGAGGATGTGGCTGTGGAATTCACCCAGTGGGAGTGGGGGCAGCTGGACCCTGCTCAGAAGGACCTGTACCGAgaggtgatgctggagaacttcaAGAACCTGGCCTCTGTGG GGTTTCCAGTGTCCAAACCGTATATGATCTGCCAGTTGGAGGAAGGGGAAGAGCCATGCATATCAGAGAGAGAGATCTCAACAGGTGACCACTCAG actGGGAGAGAAGGCCTAAAGCCAAGGAATCAATACTACGTCAGGGAATTTCCAAAGAAGAATTATTCCAGGTACCACCAGTGGAAAAACACATTAGAGATGAACTCTGGTCCTCCAAACTGAAAGCAGCCTGTGGTTGTGATGAGCAGTTAGAGATGCATCCAAAAAAACAGGAACAGCATCTGAAAGAAACGTCACTCATTCACAAATCTACCACCCTTAGGAGAGATCATGAATGGAGTGAATTTGGGAGAAGTTTAGGCTTAAGATCAGTCTTTGTTAACCAACAAGGTGTTCCCACAGGAGAAGGATCCTATAAATGTGATACAGAATTCAGACAGACTTCAGGGAGAAATAACTCTCAGAGAACCCATCCAGGGAAGAAATCTTGTAAATGTAACGAATGTGGGAAGTGCTTCCACTTCCAGTCAGAACTTAGGCGCCATCAGAGATGTCACACTGGAGAAAAGCCCTAtgaatgcagtgaatgtgggagaGCCTTTGGCCATATTTCATCCCTTATTAAACATCAGAGGACTCACACTGGAGAAAAGCCCTAtgaatgcagtgaatgtgggagaGCCTTCAGCCAGAGTTCATCTCTTGTTCTACATTATAGATTTCATACTGGggagaaaccttacaaatgtaacGAATGTGGAAGAGCCTTTGGTCATACTTCATCCCTTATTAAACATCagagaactcatactggagaaaaGCCCTATGAATGCAGGGAATGTGGGAGAACCTTCAGCCAGAGTTCATCTCTCATCGTACATTATAGatttcatactggagagaaaccctacaaaTGTAATAAATGTGGGAGGGCCTTCAGCCAGAGTTCATCTCTCACTCAACATTATAGatttcatactggagagaaaccctacaaaTGTAACGAATGTGGAAGAGCTTTTGCTCATACTGCATCCCTTATTAAACATCAGAAAAGTCATGCTGGGAAAAAACCCCTATGA
- the ZNF514 gene encoding zinc finger protein 514 isoform X2 gives MAPFTFLVLPSQDPTLPPERYQGEKGTASLFLKARPQDLMTFEDVAVEFTQWEWGQLDPAQKDLYREVMLENFKNLASVGFPVSKPYMICQLEEGEEPCISEREISTGDHSDWERRPKAKESILRQGISKEELFQVPPVEKHIRDELWSSKLKAACGCDEQLEMHPKKQEQHLKETSLIHKSTTLRRDHEWSEFGRSLGLRSVFVNQQGVPTGEGSYKCDTEFRQTSGRNNSQRTHPGKKSCKCNECGKCFHFQSELRRHQRCHTGEKPYECSECGRAFGHISSLIKHQRTHTGEKPYECSECGRAFSQSSSLVLHYRFHTGEKPYKCNECGRAFGHTSSLIKHQRTHTGEKPYECRECGRTFSQSSSLIVHYRFHTGEKPYKCNKCGRAFSQSSSLTQHYRFHTGEKPYKCNECGRAFAHTASLIKHQKSHAGKKPL, from the exons ATGGCTCCTTTTACCTTCCTAGTTCTCCCTTCTCAGGACCCTACTCTTCCTCCAGAGAGATAccagggagaaaagggaacagcCAGTTTATTCCTGAAAGCCAGGCCCCAG GACCTGATGACATTTGAGGATGTGGCTGTGGAATTCACCCAGTGGGAGTGGGGGCAGCTGGACCCTGCTCAGAAGGACCTGTACCGAgaggtgatgctggagaacttcaAGAACCTGGCCTCTGTGG GGTTTCCAGTGTCCAAACCGTATATGATCTGCCAGTTGGAGGAAGGGGAAGAGCCATGCATATCAGAGAGAGAGATCTCAACAGGTGACCACTCAG actGGGAGAGAAGGCCTAAAGCCAAGGAATCAATACTACGTCAGGGAATTTCCAAAGAAGAATTATTCCAGGTACCACCAGTGGAAAAACACATTAGAGATGAACTCTGGTCCTCCAAACTGAAAGCAGCCTGTGGTTGTGATGAGCAGTTAGAGATGCATCCAAAAAAACAGGAACAGCATCTGAAAGAAACGTCACTCATTCACAAATCTACCACCCTTAGGAGAGATCATGAATGGAGTGAATTTGGGAGAAGTTTAGGCTTAAGATCAGTCTTTGTTAACCAACAAGGTGTTCCCACAGGAGAAGGATCCTATAAATGTGATACAGAATTCAGACAGACTTCAGGGAGAAATAACTCTCAGAGAACCCATCCAGGGAAGAAATCTTGTAAATGTAACGAATGTGGGAAGTGCTTCCACTTCCAGTCAGAACTTAGGCGCCATCAGAGATGTCACACTGGAGAAAAGCCCTAtgaatgcagtgaatgtgggagaGCCTTTGGCCATATTTCATCCCTTATTAAACATCAGAGGACTCACACTGGAGAAAAGCCCTAtgaatgcagtgaatgtgggagaGCCTTCAGCCAGAGTTCATCTCTTGTTCTACATTATAGATTTCATACTGGggagaaaccttacaaatgtaacGAATGTGGAAGAGCCTTTGGTCATACTTCATCCCTTATTAAACATCagagaactcatactggagaaaaGCCCTATGAATGCAGGGAATGTGGGAGAACCTTCAGCCAGAGTTCATCTCTCATCGTACATTATAGatttcatactggagagaaaccctacaaaTGTAATAAATGTGGGAGGGCCTTCAGCCAGAGTTCATCTCTCACTCAACATTATAGatttcatactggagagaaaccctacaaaTGTAACGAATGTGGAAGAGCTTTTGCTCATACTGCATCCCTTATTAAACATCAGAAAAGTCATGCTGGGAAAAAACCCCTATGA
- the ZNF514 gene encoding zinc finger protein 514 isoform X1: MGEKRRGTGQPVEQKSVASNEPSVSPGHFARNKHARRASWKFLFETFTDLMTFEDVAVEFTQWEWGQLDPAQKDLYREVMLENFKNLASVGFPVSKPYMICQLEEGEEPCISEREISTGDHSDWERRPKAKESILRQGISKEELFQVPPVEKHIRDELWSSKLKAACGCDEQLEMHPKKQEQHLKETSLIHKSTTLRRDHEWSEFGRSLGLRSVFVNQQGVPTGEGSYKCDTEFRQTSGRNNSQRTHPGKKSCKCNECGKCFHFQSELRRHQRCHTGEKPYECSECGRAFGHISSLIKHQRTHTGEKPYECSECGRAFSQSSSLVLHYRFHTGEKPYKCNECGRAFGHTSSLIKHQRTHTGEKPYECRECGRTFSQSSSLIVHYRFHTGEKPYKCNKCGRAFSQSSSLTQHYRFHTGEKPYKCNECGRAFAHTASLIKHQKSHAGKKPL, encoded by the exons ATGGGAGAAAAGCGGAGAGGCACGGGACAGCCTGTGGAACAGAAGTCAGTAGCCAGCAATGAGCCATCAGTATCTCCTGGGCACTTTGCAAGAAATAAACACGCCCGGAGAGCCTCCTGGAAATTCTTATTTGAAACATTCACG GACCTGATGACATTTGAGGATGTGGCTGTGGAATTCACCCAGTGGGAGTGGGGGCAGCTGGACCCTGCTCAGAAGGACCTGTACCGAgaggtgatgctggagaacttcaAGAACCTGGCCTCTGTGG GGTTTCCAGTGTCCAAACCGTATATGATCTGCCAGTTGGAGGAAGGGGAAGAGCCATGCATATCAGAGAGAGAGATCTCAACAGGTGACCACTCAG actGGGAGAGAAGGCCTAAAGCCAAGGAATCAATACTACGTCAGGGAATTTCCAAAGAAGAATTATTCCAGGTACCACCAGTGGAAAAACACATTAGAGATGAACTCTGGTCCTCCAAACTGAAAGCAGCCTGTGGTTGTGATGAGCAGTTAGAGATGCATCCAAAAAAACAGGAACAGCATCTGAAAGAAACGTCACTCATTCACAAATCTACCACCCTTAGGAGAGATCATGAATGGAGTGAATTTGGGAGAAGTTTAGGCTTAAGATCAGTCTTTGTTAACCAACAAGGTGTTCCCACAGGAGAAGGATCCTATAAATGTGATACAGAATTCAGACAGACTTCAGGGAGAAATAACTCTCAGAGAACCCATCCAGGGAAGAAATCTTGTAAATGTAACGAATGTGGGAAGTGCTTCCACTTCCAGTCAGAACTTAGGCGCCATCAGAGATGTCACACTGGAGAAAAGCCCTAtgaatgcagtgaatgtgggagaGCCTTTGGCCATATTTCATCCCTTATTAAACATCAGAGGACTCACACTGGAGAAAAGCCCTAtgaatgcagtgaatgtgggagaGCCTTCAGCCAGAGTTCATCTCTTGTTCTACATTATAGATTTCATACTGGggagaaaccttacaaatgtaacGAATGTGGAAGAGCCTTTGGTCATACTTCATCCCTTATTAAACATCagagaactcatactggagaaaaGCCCTATGAATGCAGGGAATGTGGGAGAACCTTCAGCCAGAGTTCATCTCTCATCGTACATTATAGatttcatactggagagaaaccctacaaaTGTAATAAATGTGGGAGGGCCTTCAGCCAGAGTTCATCTCTCACTCAACATTATAGatttcatactggagagaaaccctacaaaTGTAACGAATGTGGAAGAGCTTTTGCTCATACTGCATCCCTTATTAAACATCAGAAAAGTCATGCTGGGAAAAAACCCCTATGA
- the ZNF514 gene encoding zinc finger protein 514 isoform X5 → MTFEDVAVEFTQWEWGQLDPAQKDLYREVMLENFKNLASVGFPVSKPYMICQLEEGEEPCISEREISTGDHSDWERRPKAKESILRQGISKEELFQVPPVEKHIRDELWSSKLKAACGCDEQLEMHPKKQEQHLKETSLIHKSTTLRRDHEWSEFGRSLGLRSVFVNQQGVPTGEGSYKCDTEFRQTSGRNNSQRTHPGKKSCKCNECGKCFHFQSELRRHQRCHTGEKPYECSECGRAFGHISSLIKHQRTHTGEKPYECSECGRAFSQSSSLVLHYRFHTGEKPYKCNECGRAFGHTSSLIKHQRTHTGEKPYECRECGRTFSQSSSLIVHYRFHTGEKPYKCNKCGRAFSQSSSLTQHYRFHTGEKPYKCNECGRAFAHTASLIKHQKSHAGKKPL, encoded by the exons ATGACATTTGAGGATGTGGCTGTGGAATTCACCCAGTGGGAGTGGGGGCAGCTGGACCCTGCTCAGAAGGACCTGTACCGAgaggtgatgctggagaacttcaAGAACCTGGCCTCTGTGG GGTTTCCAGTGTCCAAACCGTATATGATCTGCCAGTTGGAGGAAGGGGAAGAGCCATGCATATCAGAGAGAGAGATCTCAACAGGTGACCACTCAG actGGGAGAGAAGGCCTAAAGCCAAGGAATCAATACTACGTCAGGGAATTTCCAAAGAAGAATTATTCCAGGTACCACCAGTGGAAAAACACATTAGAGATGAACTCTGGTCCTCCAAACTGAAAGCAGCCTGTGGTTGTGATGAGCAGTTAGAGATGCATCCAAAAAAACAGGAACAGCATCTGAAAGAAACGTCACTCATTCACAAATCTACCACCCTTAGGAGAGATCATGAATGGAGTGAATTTGGGAGAAGTTTAGGCTTAAGATCAGTCTTTGTTAACCAACAAGGTGTTCCCACAGGAGAAGGATCCTATAAATGTGATACAGAATTCAGACAGACTTCAGGGAGAAATAACTCTCAGAGAACCCATCCAGGGAAGAAATCTTGTAAATGTAACGAATGTGGGAAGTGCTTCCACTTCCAGTCAGAACTTAGGCGCCATCAGAGATGTCACACTGGAGAAAAGCCCTAtgaatgcagtgaatgtgggagaGCCTTTGGCCATATTTCATCCCTTATTAAACATCAGAGGACTCACACTGGAGAAAAGCCCTAtgaatgcagtgaatgtgggagaGCCTTCAGCCAGAGTTCATCTCTTGTTCTACATTATAGATTTCATACTGGggagaaaccttacaaatgtaacGAATGTGGAAGAGCCTTTGGTCATACTTCATCCCTTATTAAACATCagagaactcatactggagaaaaGCCCTATGAATGCAGGGAATGTGGGAGAACCTTCAGCCAGAGTTCATCTCTCATCGTACATTATAGatttcatactggagagaaaccctacaaaTGTAATAAATGTGGGAGGGCCTTCAGCCAGAGTTCATCTCTCACTCAACATTATAGatttcatactggagagaaaccctacaaaTGTAACGAATGTGGAAGAGCTTTTGCTCATACTGCATCCCTTATTAAACATCAGAAAAGTCATGCTGGGAAAAAACCCCTATGA
- the ZNF514 gene encoding zinc finger protein 514 isoform X3 codes for MDSTASVLPSQDPTLPPERYQGEKGTASLFLKARPQDLMTFEDVAVEFTQWEWGQLDPAQKDLYREVMLENFKNLASVGFPVSKPYMICQLEEGEEPCISEREISTGDHSDWERRPKAKESILRQGISKEELFQVPPVEKHIRDELWSSKLKAACGCDEQLEMHPKKQEQHLKETSLIHKSTTLRRDHEWSEFGRSLGLRSVFVNQQGVPTGEGSYKCDTEFRQTSGRNNSQRTHPGKKSCKCNECGKCFHFQSELRRHQRCHTGEKPYECSECGRAFGHISSLIKHQRTHTGEKPYECSECGRAFSQSSSLVLHYRFHTGEKPYKCNECGRAFGHTSSLIKHQRTHTGEKPYECRECGRTFSQSSSLIVHYRFHTGEKPYKCNKCGRAFSQSSSLTQHYRFHTGEKPYKCNECGRAFAHTASLIKHQKSHAGKKPL; via the exons ATGGACTCCACAGCATCAG TTCTCCCTTCTCAGGACCCTACTCTTCCTCCAGAGAGATAccagggagaaaagggaacagcCAGTTTATTCCTGAAAGCCAGGCCCCAG GACCTGATGACATTTGAGGATGTGGCTGTGGAATTCACCCAGTGGGAGTGGGGGCAGCTGGACCCTGCTCAGAAGGACCTGTACCGAgaggtgatgctggagaacttcaAGAACCTGGCCTCTGTGG GGTTTCCAGTGTCCAAACCGTATATGATCTGCCAGTTGGAGGAAGGGGAAGAGCCATGCATATCAGAGAGAGAGATCTCAACAGGTGACCACTCAG actGGGAGAGAAGGCCTAAAGCCAAGGAATCAATACTACGTCAGGGAATTTCCAAAGAAGAATTATTCCAGGTACCACCAGTGGAAAAACACATTAGAGATGAACTCTGGTCCTCCAAACTGAAAGCAGCCTGTGGTTGTGATGAGCAGTTAGAGATGCATCCAAAAAAACAGGAACAGCATCTGAAAGAAACGTCACTCATTCACAAATCTACCACCCTTAGGAGAGATCATGAATGGAGTGAATTTGGGAGAAGTTTAGGCTTAAGATCAGTCTTTGTTAACCAACAAGGTGTTCCCACAGGAGAAGGATCCTATAAATGTGATACAGAATTCAGACAGACTTCAGGGAGAAATAACTCTCAGAGAACCCATCCAGGGAAGAAATCTTGTAAATGTAACGAATGTGGGAAGTGCTTCCACTTCCAGTCAGAACTTAGGCGCCATCAGAGATGTCACACTGGAGAAAAGCCCTAtgaatgcagtgaatgtgggagaGCCTTTGGCCATATTTCATCCCTTATTAAACATCAGAGGACTCACACTGGAGAAAAGCCCTAtgaatgcagtgaatgtgggagaGCCTTCAGCCAGAGTTCATCTCTTGTTCTACATTATAGATTTCATACTGGggagaaaccttacaaatgtaacGAATGTGGAAGAGCCTTTGGTCATACTTCATCCCTTATTAAACATCagagaactcatactggagaaaaGCCCTATGAATGCAGGGAATGTGGGAGAACCTTCAGCCAGAGTTCATCTCTCATCGTACATTATAGatttcatactggagagaaaccctacaaaTGTAATAAATGTGGGAGGGCCTTCAGCCAGAGTTCATCTCTCACTCAACATTATAGatttcatactggagagaaaccctacaaaTGTAACGAATGTGGAAGAGCTTTTGCTCATACTGCATCCCTTATTAAACATCAGAAAAGTCATGCTGGGAAAAAACCCCTATGA